From a single Vitis riparia cultivar Riparia Gloire de Montpellier isolate 1030 unplaced genomic scaffold, EGFV_Vit.rip_1.0 scaffold782_pilon_pilon, whole genome shotgun sequence genomic region:
- the LOC117910575 gene encoding putative disease resistance protein RGA4 has product MSKKKVSFCMPSPCICFKQVASRRDIALKIKGIEQQLDAIASERTDFNFVSSRSEERPLRVITTSAIDISEVYGRDMDKKIILDHLLGKNCQEKSGLYIVSIVGTGGMGKTTLARLAYNHPKVKAHFDERIWVCVSDPFEPTRIFRDIVEILQKTSPNLHNLEALHQKVQTCVSGKKFLLVLDDVWTDEDQLWEQLKNTLHCGAAGSRILATTRKESVLKMMRTTYKHPLGELSLEQCRALFHQMAFYERSTWEKEEELKEIGEKIADKCKGFPLAIKTLGNLIRFKNNKEEWEDVLNNEVWWLDVFETDISPALLLSYYDLPPAIKRCFSYCAVFPKDCY; this is encoded by the coding sequence atgtCTAAGAAGAAGGTAAGCTTCTGTATGCCCTCCCCTTGCATCTGTTTCAAGCAAGTTGCTTCTCGTCGTGACATTGCTCTTAAGATTAAGGGCATTGAACAACAACTAGATGCCATTGCAAGTGAAAGGACCGATTTTAATTTTGTCTCTAGTAGGAGTGAGGAGCGACCACTGCGAGTTATAACTACCTCTGCAATTGATATTTCAGAGGTGTACGGTCGGGATAtggataaaaaaatcatattagacCATTTGTTGGGTAAGAACTGTCAAGAGAAATCTGGCCTCTACATCGTCTCCATAGTTGGGACAGGAGGCATGGGCAAAACAACTCTTGCTCGACTAGCCTACAACCACCCAAAGGTGAAGGCCCATTTTGATGAAAGAATATGGGTCTGTGTCTCTGATCCTTTTGAGCCAACCAGAATTTTTAGGGATATTGTTGAAATCCTCCAGAAAACGTCTCCTAATCTCCATAATTTGGAAGCTTTACATCAAAAAGTTCAAACGTGTGTCTCTGGCAAGAAGTTCCTTCTTGTGCTAGATGATGTGTGGACTGACGAGGATCAATTGTGGGAACAACTGAAGAACACCCTCCACTGCGGAGCAGCAGGGAGTAGAATTCTGGCGACCACACGCAAAGAGAGTGTTCTTAAGATGATGAGAACTACGTATAAGCATCCCTTGGGGGAGCTGTCTTTGGAGCAATGTCGGGCATTATTCCATCAAATGGCTTTCTATGAAAGGAGTACTtgggagaaagaggaagaattaaaagaaattggtgAGAAAATAGCAGACAAATGCAAGGGCTTCCCACTCGCTATAAAAACTTTGGGGAATCTCAttcgttttaaaaataataaggaagaaTGGGAGGATGTTTTGAATAATGAAGTATGGTGGCTGGATGTGTTTGAGACAGATATTTCCCCTGCTTTGTTGTTGAGTTATTATGATCTGCCCCCTGCTATTAAACGCTGCTTCTCATATTGTGCCGTCTTTCCGAAAGACTGTTATTGA